taagtgcagtgtggaagagccaacctcagtatgccagagttcagagggttctcaagaggatcccaagacagtacacatactggagagggcagaacttattgacttaggagtagagtgaaagtacttgacacaagttgaaaggtttTAGTGGTAAAATTGTACTAAGAGGAAGTTTGTTTGAAATAACTTAGTAAAACAACAGAGACAGTTTGAAAAGATAGTGGAAGAGCAAACAACGGTCCAAACACAATACCTTTAAGACAGGTTCATACACAGCAAGGGTCACAGAACCAAAGCAGGTTCAGTAGTcaggggtcaagggatttggggatacatagaaCACTTGATTGTGAACACAAGACAAGCAAAGGTCCTGGGAATTGGTACATACAGGCTTAGAAACAACTGACTAGGCATAGTCACAGAACCAGACATAAAGTACAAACTTACATACATGGGTGATAGAGATTTGGGGATACATGGAGCATATgatggtaagcacataacaggTAGAGATAATTGGTGCAGACATGTTTAGAAACAACACAGAGGGGGTAATCTACTGATCCTAAGGAAGGAGAGtacataacatgctaataatgtaaacatatcaactacaagtttcacagcAAAATcataaatagaagcaaactagaaataggatgaactgaagcaataaaagaaccatattgttgttggaactaaaattgaaactagaacataccagtaaaaaaACAGCAAGCAAAGTGAAAGAGTCGGAGaacacaatggttagccttggcttgcagcggGCTAACTTAaaatagtagcaagtagcacaaaagagagagagcagaaagtttaagTGTGAGAGAGAGCTTTTGAACCAAGAGTGTTCGTATCTGTGCTAATaagagagtgtgtatatatagtttAAAAGCAGGTAGCAAATAACGTAAAAATCAAAGTTCATCAGTAATTATGGGGACACAGAATCAATTAGTCACGGaatcaaggtaagtactcccttTAATTGAGGAGTCAACTTCAAACGGTAATAAACATGTGACAAATAAGGAAGAAAATCGTATAAGGCTGAgcataataaataaggaaatattttctgcatagtacaagtacagaacatgtaatagaggctaggttcagCATATTTCAATTAAGGAAAAGACATAAGAAATCATTTAATAGCACAATTGACCATAGAATAATGTCAGAAAATATTTCACAAGGTTAAAAATCAATAGAGATATCATGCGAGATCAGTGAAAGATCAATCACAAAGACTCAAGGATTCAAAAGTAGAAAATAGCATTGATTTAGCACAACCTTATAAGAACAAGCACATAGTAAGCAAAAACCAGAACTCTAAGAGGTCGAGTAGGaaaaaatcatatataaattAGGGATTCATGTAGAGCATAGTCTGAATTAGTAAAATAAGCATGATACAGGTAGGAGAAGTGAAGAAATAGAAACATTAGTGAACAAAATAGGGTAAAATCACACAATAGGCAGGAGTAACCATAATTAGGAACCTTAACAAGTAATAATTGGGTAAAATCACATAATCACAGAAACATATAGATTAACTGAATATGTTATCAAAACAAAACTCAGAAACCCCAAGATTAGaactaagaaattagggttttcaacataggTGAGTTGAAAAGggagtaaaatcatagaattagTCGAATTATGCAagagatagaagtttaaacataaagaatcggtttaaacaaagttttagaagaagttccgaaaaccctagtttgagaagaaggtgaaaacactttgaaatctacgattcttgtaaagagttaCAAGGATAGTGAAAACATCAGAGAAATAGACTCAAATTGTTTAAAATCATACAGATCTAGGAGATGTAAGCAAAATTAGAGTTTCAGAAGAAAACCaagtagagatgaaagaacctgtctaaAACCTTAAAGATCGTAACAAAGTACAACATGATTCAGCTTGAAATCATACTGAAGTGGACAAGAACAGACTAGATGacaaaccctagatgcaagtcagcATGGCCCAGGGCACTTGAAGGCCTCGGAGAAGGCGAGCATGGCAATaaaggagccattggaggcttaggagttgaagggagatcaccggagaagaccAGAGAAGGGAGTTGGCAGTTGAAGGAGCTAGGGTTAGGTCGAggggttgagagaggagaggagataAGAGAATACAAAGGCAGCGGATTTGAGAAATAAGATAGGTTTAGGTTGTCGTTTGggataaaaaaggaaagaactcatgagggccgttgatcttttagattaACAGCCGGGATTTAACGGGTCTTGGGTCAGTTAggcgggtttagggtttgggttggGTGTTTTTAATCTGAAATTGGGCTGGGTTGGGTTTAATTTGGGCTGAAATTGAAAGgcaaatctggctatattttaaatagccaatttttcctctataatttataataaataatttctaaaaaaaattttatgtactaaaatgatttaaaatatatatttaatattttaaaaatataggagatcaattttacgcatataaatataattatacattaaatagactaatattgcaattatatgcaatttagctttaacaATAcgaaatgcaattataaaaaatgcataaaaatattttaaccatattttggcataaatatagaaattaaatgactagattaccacaacaataatttgaggtataattattggggattttatgaataaaagggaaggaaataaattaatttaaaatctttaaaattatagaaaaattataaaaaccttgtgcgtgcttatatatgcatatatatatatatatatatatatatatatatatatatatatatatatatatatatatatatatatcaacaataATTATGCACATGATGATGGTAGCTATGACCAAGATGAATCTTATCAAGAGCAAGAAGAAGAGGTATAATttgtgaataattatcaagggaAACGGAGAAAGTTTTAAGGCTCCAATCAAAATCAATGGCGTTCTCAAAATACCCAAGGCAATTAttctaacaatcaagggaattgacataacaacaaaaacaacaaaggaaattggggaggcaataatcaagaaaattggggaaacaaCAATAATCATGCAAATTGAAGTTCGGGTTTTCAAAGCCCTCAATGTACCAACAACTGAGCAACCCACCTCATTATCCATCCCACTGTTCAAGTTCTTCAAGCAATATAATGGGtcatattgagaacatgttcaagcaaatgatagAAAAGAATGCGGATTCAGATGTCCAACTTGCCTCACATGTGACATCAATCTGTAATcttgaagttcaaatggggcaaattTCTCAAGCTCTTGATACCCGTCCTAAGGGTGCATTACCAAATGATACgatagtgaacccgaagggtggtaACAGTATGGGGCATGCCATGGGggttatcacaagaagtggaagaggcgggaatgcacccacctcaaatgGAAagaaacttgtggatgatgaccaAATGTTCCAAGAGGAGGAAATCCTACTAAATGATGTTCAAGTACATGATGATGTTCGGATTGacattgatgatagtgtggaggAGGCCCAAGAAGAGGTGAACTCATCTTGGGAGCACATCATTGACATACTATATTcagtagtgcaaaaggctaaggcaccctTGCCAAAGCCTCCACCTcattatcctcaaaggcttgctaAGCAAAATGGTtagaatcaattcaagaacttCATTCAAAAGATGAAAGGTCTCTCTATCAATGTGCCATTGGTGGAAGCTTTTGAACAAATGTCTGTTTATGCCAAGTTTATAAAAGATCTTGTGACCAAGAAGAGGtcgataaattttgaaataatcaaGGTCACCCACCAAGTGAGTGAAATTTTACATTCCATGGCTCATAAGTTGGAGGATCTCGATGcttttacaattccttgtacTATTGGAAGTGTtgattttgctaaagctctttgtcaTTTTGGGGCGAGTATCAATTTATGCCCTACAGTATTCAAAACTTCGGGGATtaggaaaccaagacccacatctataaGGTTGCAAATGGTCGATCGCACAATGAAGCTACCGTTGGGAGTGATTAAGGATGTTTTGGTCtgagttgataaatttattcttcCAGCGGACTTTGTGATTTTAGATTTTGAGGTTGATTATAAAGTATTTTTAGGAGGCCTTTCCTTACTACTGGTAAGTACCTTTGTAATGTGGAAGCCGGAGAGCTCACTTTTCGGGTTGGTGATGAACATGTAgtattccatgtgtgcaaatttATGCGACAACCAAATAGtaatgaggtgtgctcttttgtggacttggtgaacGATGTCATTATTGATGACATAAGTGCTACAATCAATTTTAGTGATATGTTGGAAGCCGTTTTTCTCAACTTTGACGATAATGAGATGGATggtttcatggaatgtgtgaatttGTTGCAAGGAATAGGGTCTTACAACTATTCATCCCGAAAGTTGTCATtagatcttgagaataggaagactcctcctacaaagccttcaattgaggaTCCACCTACcatggagttgaagccattgccacCTCACCTTCCTTATGAATTttttggcccttgttctactttaccagttattctttccttttcttc
Above is a window of Nicotiana tabacum cultivar K326 chromosome 8, ASM71507v2, whole genome shotgun sequence DNA encoding:
- the LOC142163220 gene encoding uncharacterized protein LOC142163220, whose product is MKGLSINVPLVEAFEQMSVYAKFIKDLVTKKRSINFEIIKVTHQVSEILHSMAHKLEDLDAFTIPCTIGSVDFAKALCHFGASINLCPTVFKTSGIRKPRPTSIRRPFLTTGKYLCNVEAGELTFRVGDEHVVFHVCKFMRQPNSNEVCSFVDLVNDVIIDDISATINFSDMLEAVFLNFDDNEMDGFMECVNLLQGIGSYNYSSRKLSLDLENRKTPPTKPSIEDPPTMELKPLPPHLPYEFFGPCSTLPVILSFSSTNV